A stretch of Vigna angularis cultivar LongXiaoDou No.4 chromosome 4, ASM1680809v1, whole genome shotgun sequence DNA encodes these proteins:
- the LOC108330628 gene encoding heavy metal-associated isoprenylated plant protein 7: MGEEEKKPEEPKVEEKKPDEPEKKQEEKKEEAAEKPAGEDKPAGEKKPEVVEKEQVTPPPPPPPPEIVLKVFMHCEGCARKVRRSLKGFPGVEEVLTDCKSHNVVIKGEKADPLKVLERIQRKSHRKVELLSPIPKPPEEKKVPEEEKPKPKVEEKVEEPPIVTVLKIHMHCEACSLEIKKRIQRMKGVESADPDLKNSMVSVKGVYDPEKLVEYVYKRTGKHAVIVKREAEKKEEKKEEKVEEVEKKEEVEKEKKSGEGEENKEKKEEEAKGETKAEEADNVVPEVKINEYFYNPPSSGMEVYAYPAHPVYPAYPSYFHAYPPQIFSDENPNACTVM, encoded by the exons ATGGGGGAG GAGGAAAAGAAACCAGAGGAACCCAAGGTGGAGGAAAAAAAACCAGACGAACCAGAAAAAAAACAagaggagaagaaggaagaagcaGCGGAAAAACCAGCGGGAGAGGATAAACCAGCGGGGGAGAAAAAACCAGAAGTGGTGGAGAAGGAACAAGTGACTCCGCCACCGCCACCGCCACCGCCCGAGATTGTGCTCAAAGTGTTCATGCATTGCGAGGGTTGTGCTCGCAAGGTTCGTCGCTCCCTCAAAGGATTCCCAG GTGTCGAAGAAGTGCTCACCGACTGCAAATCTCACAACGTGGTTATCAAGGGAGAGAAAGCGGATCCTCTAAAGGTTTTGGAGAGAATACAGAGGAAGAGTCACAGAAAGGTGGAGCTTCTCTCTCCGATCCCGAAACCTCCAGAGGAGAAGAAGGTCCCGGAAGAAGAAAAACCAAAGCCCAAGGTCGAAGAGAAAGTAGAAGAG CCACCGATTGTGACGGTTCTGAAAATTCACATGCATTGCGAGGCTTGCTCACTGGAAATCAAGAAACGCATACAGAGAATGAAGG GAGTGGAATCAGCTGATCCCGATCTGAAGAACTCAATGGTGAGTGTGAAGGGCGTGTACGATCCAGAGAAGCTGGTTGAGTACGTGTACAAGAGAACTGGGAAGCACGCAGTGATCGTGAAGCGGGAGGCAGAAAAGAAAGAGGAGAAGAAAGAGGAGAAGGTGGAAGAGGTTGAGAAAAAGGAGGAGGttgagaaagagaagaagagtggtgaaggagaagaaaacaaggaaaagaaagaggaagaagcaAAGGGTGAGACCAAGGCAGAGGAAGCAGACAACGTTGTTCCAGAGGTGAAGATTAATGAATACTTCTATAACCCACCAAGCTCTGGCATGGAGGTGTATGCATATCCTGCACACCCTGTATACCCTGCATACCCTTCGTATTTCCATGCCTACCCTCCCCAGATATTCAGCGATGAGAACCCAAATGCATGCACTGTCATGTAA
- the LOC108331107 gene encoding palmitoyl-acyl carrier protein thioesterase, chloroplastic yields the protein MAAISSIRLQFPRNLNDSRKKDMSFYAPSNITNVFSNKRRFLSVAASYSDNPRKMDTASRVNVNGIHVAEAPLQAGRLAKESAADEAIVTSLRGRFVEDKFVFRQIFVIRSYEIGPDKTATMETLMNFLQETALNHVTSSGIGGEGFGATREMSLRKLIWVVTRIQLQVQKYNKWGDEIEVDTWVDAAGKNGMRRDWIIRDHYTKEIITRATSTWVIMNRQTRRLSKIPEEVKQELVPFYLNRLAVPTEEVDCEKIDKLTDDTAERIRSGLAPRWNDMDANQHVNNVKYIGWILESVPIEVLEHYNMTSMTLEYRRECTQSNIVESMTCPTASVLESNNNSKNRKPDLQYTHLLRLQHDKADVVRARTEWNFKQNQQ from the exons ATGGCGGCCATCAGCAGCATCCGTTTACAATTTCCTCGGAATTTAAACGATTCAAGGAAGAAGGATATGAGTTTTTATGCTCCGTCCAACATTACTAACGTGTTTAGTAATAAACGAAGGTTTTTGTCGGTGGCCGCAAGTTATAGTGATAATCCTCGAAAAATGGACACTGCCAGCAGAGTAAATGTGAATGGAATACACGTGGCGGAGGCTCCTCTTCAAGCAGGAAGGTTGGCAAAGGAAAGTGCAGCAGATGAAGCTATTGTTACCAGCTTGCGTGGAAGGTTTGTGGAGGATAAGTTTGTATTTAGGCAAATTTTTGTTATCAGGTCTTACGAAATTGGACCAGATAAAACTGCTACCATGGAGACACTCATGAATTTTCTTCAG gAAACTGCTTTAAATCATGTGACTAGCTCTGGGATTGGGGGAGAAGGATTTGGAGCAACTCGCGAGATGAGCCTTCGGAAACTCATTTGGGTTGTTACTCGTATTCAACTTCAAGTTCAGAAATATAACAAATG GGGAGACGAAATTGAAGTTGACACTTGGGTCGATGCCGCTGGAAAGAATGGAATGCGAAGAGATTGGATAATCAGGGATCACTACACCAAAGAGATCATAACAAGAGCCAcaag CACATGGGTGATCATGAATAGACAAACAAGAAGACTTTCCAAGATCCCTGAAGAGGTGAAGCAAGAGCTTGTTCCTTTTTACCTAAACAGGCTTGCCGTTCCTACCGAAGAAGTAGATTGTGAGAAGATAGACAAACTCACTGATGACACAGCTGAGAGAATCCGATCTGGATTGGCT CCAAGGTGGAACGATATGGACGCTAACCAGCATGTCAACAATGTGAAATACATTGGATGGATTTTAGAG AGTGTGCCGATTGAAGTTCTAGAACATTATAATATGACGAGCATGACTTTGGAGTATCGACGTGAATGTACACAGTCAAATATTGTGGAATCCATGACGTGTCCAACAGCAAGTGTTTTAGAGTCCAACAATAATTCCAAGAACAGAAAACCGGACCTGCAATACACACACTTGCTTCGTCTGCAACATGATAAAGCAGACGTTGTTCGAGCCAGAACTGAGTGGAATTTCAAGCAAAACCAACAGTGA